A single region of the Macrobrachium rosenbergii isolate ZJJX-2024 chromosome 5, ASM4041242v1, whole genome shotgun sequence genome encodes:
- the LOC136838945 gene encoding merozoite surface protein 2-like produces MGDPSSGFSFPLFLRLRISVGLREDKAGSVKGDGAVDAEGDGAVDAEGGGAVDAEGGGAVDAEGGGAVDAEGGGAVDAEGGGAVDAEGGGAVDAEGGGAVDAEGGGAVGAEGGGAVGAEGDGAVDAEGGGAVDAEGGGAVGAEGGGAVG; encoded by the coding sequence ATGGGTGACCCTTCTTCAGGATTCAGCTTCCCTCTCTTCTTACGACTCCGGATCTCGGTGGGACTGAGGGAGGACAAAGCAGGATCTGTTAAAGGAGATGGGGCCGTGGACGCTGAAGGAGATGGGGCCGTGGACGCTGAAGGAGGTGGGGCCGTGGACGCTGAAGGAGGTGGGGCCGTGGACGCTGAAGGAGGTGGGGCCGTGGACGCTGAAGGAGGTGGGGCCGTGGACGCTGAAGGAGGTGGGGCCGTGGACGCTGAAGGAGGTGGGGCCGTGGACGCTGAAGGAGGTGGGGCCGTGGACGCTGAAGGAGGTGGGGCCGTGGGCGCTGAAGGAGGTGGGGCCGTGGGCGCTGAAGGAGATGGGGCCGTGGACGCTGAAGGAGGTGGGGCCGTGGACGCTGAAGGAGGTGGGGCCGTGGGCGCTGAAGGAGGTGGGGCCGTGGGCTGA